AGCCTTCTTCTCTATGTACTTTCGGGAAAACACCATGTACACCACCAAATTTAAGAAGCTGAGTCCGGCTAGAAGCCAGTAGAAGTAATCGAGATGGCCCTCGTTCAAGTTATCCGGAATCCATCCAGCCTTCCCGCCCTCGGTTGTGATGGATGTTACGATCGTCAGAATCAACGAGCTGAGGTAATTTCCCAATGAATTCGTCAGCAGCGACAAGGCGCTGCACAAACTCCTCATCGCGTCTGGTGCTTGCTCGTAGTAGAACTCGTGTTGTCCAATGAACGTGAAGACCTCTGCGGCGCCTAACAAAAAGTACTGGGGAATTTGCCAAAGTATACTCAGTGGAACAGCAACCTTTTGGTGGATCAAACCGAGCTCCCTGGCAAGCTGCAATCGCTTAATCTCTAACAATGCAGCAGCTGCCATGCATAGAATGGACACGAACAGCCCAATTCCCATCCGTTGCAGCTGCGAAAAGCCCCTCTCCTTGTGTGTATACCTTTTAGCGATTGGGGTGATTATCCTATCGTAGATGGGGACCCAGATGATGACACTTACGAAAtcaaaaaatgagagagaggcCGCAGGAATGGTGACAGAACCCACAGTTCTATCCATTAGCTTCCCCTGTACCACAAATAGTGTTGACATTTGGGCAAACACAGCAGAAAACACAATTCCTGTGGCCCAGATAGGAAACATGCGGACCAAAATCTTCAGTTCCTCTACCTGTGTAACGGTACAGAGCCTCCACGGATCGGAGAAGTTGCCATATGCAATCTCGGTGTTTGTGATCAAAGCAGCTTTATCAAGGCACCTGCAGCAAAGACAGGGTAGATTAAAAGCACCGTGTATTCCAGAAGCAATGTTTCGTGAAATATGCAACCGAATCCTGGAAAATTAAAGGGAAGAGGACTACCTCAGTTCATTGCTGTGATCCAGTTTACGGCTCCCTTCAATGGCAGAACTTTTATCTTGTGTTTCATAGAGAACACTGTCCCCGAGCACCTTCACATTCCTTTTACGGAATGCTGCAACCAAAACCTGGAATATTCTTGTTAGAGGGCTTCCGCCTGGTTTCTGAAATCGGTATAGAGGTGTGCCAATCAATAAACTTGCAATACAAACGCCCATAAGCGCTGTAGGAATTCCAAATCCAATACCCCACCCAACATTTTCCTGAATCCACACCAGTAAACTGCTTGCTATAACAGCACCAATGTTTTGAGAAAAGTAAAACCAGTTGAAATACGACCCCTTCTTCACTCTTTCCTTGGGATCGGTATCATCAAACTGGTCTGCCCCAAATGGCCATATACAAGGTTTGATCCCACCTGTCCCTAACGCAATCAGATATAGTCCAGCAATCAGCACTGCATACTGTGCAGTAGTAGCTGCAGGGCATACGGAACCAACACATTCAGCAGGTTTAAGTGCTGGAACTGATGCTGAGAGAGTCAGAGTACACATTCCCTACACGAAATCACAATCATTCAACAAGTGAGGAAAATCGATGCATGAACTttcatgttaaaaaaaaaaaaaacgaaatcaCTTCTAGTATTTACAATTAAGTAGACTGTAGTGAAACCGGCAATTGTCCAATATCTTCCCCAATAGGTATCGGCTAAGGTTGCCCCGATGAGGGGTGTAATGTAGCAAGTTCCTTTCCAATTAGTGATACTCGTTGAAGCAACGACAGTTTCTTCGTGCAGTTTGTCGATGAAATAGTTGACAAGATTGGTCGAAATCCCGTAGAAGGCCAACCGTTCACAAAAGAACGTACCTGCATTGCATATAGACACACACTACAACTATTACGAAAAGAACAGATTATCGGACACATGAGAGCAAATGTCAAAGACAGCATGTCACCGAGAATGAAGGAGCACGCTTTCCACTGTCCGGTATTATTTTTGAGAGCAGGGTTCCCCTTGGAATCAACTGAACCATCTCCGGTGTAGAGGCCACCGCCTTCATTCTGGAGACACAACACAAAACATCGTACAGATCATGTCGAACAAAACATGATCTTAAACCGAAGGAAAAACAAAAGCGGGACAGAGAGAATGTAAGTGATGTAAACTGAGTATGTGTTAGTACAATCCACGCACAAACTTGCAGCGATAGGTATCGTATAGAACAAAACATGATCGTAATCCaaagtgagttttttttttttttttgaaagatttGTTATTATTACGGGGACTATTATAATAATTCAGGAGGAGTTTCGAATCCGAAATGTATGAATCAAAATTCAGCGCTCGATCCACTAAGATAGGACAGCATTCTGAAGTGAGTTAAcggatgtattcaattgggaatttgagaaattttaatagatttttatagagttttAACTCTAGAGATTCTATGTAAAAATTTGATAAttcaaattctaattaaatatACTTCGAAAGTTATAAACTTTTGTAAAATTCTAAATGAATACACCAGATTTCTAAATATTTTAACAAATTAtcataaaatcctaattgaatacccattaaatttcaaagaatcacttaaaatcctgattgaatacctcttgattcattaaaaaaattaaaatcccatAAAATCTCAATTAATACACTCCATAAATTTGCAGCAAGTCGAAGCTGACCCCTGGAGACTGCCTGGAAGACTTGGTACAATCACTCAGAAAGCAAAAGTCAACTTATTTGcttctatattttttatttttagaaaaaccCAGATTAGTTATACAAATCTATGATTCAACAGCAAAGATGGCACGAACATGAAATCAGACCACTTCAAGATGCAGAAGAATGTACGGAAATATTGgggaaataaaaaagaagtaaAATACAACTCATTCAGATTATTGTGCAGTGCTAAGATTTAAGGAGCAGATGGAAAGAGGTAGAGGATTACAACCTGCAAAACATCTTCTAAGAGTGCTGTCTCTTCAGTCTCAGAAGCCAtctatctatctctctctctctctctctgtctctctatatatatatatatattctctgtTGTTTCAGAGACTCCAAAAGACGATTAGATAAAAAGAATCAAACCTTTATTGGTTCGTCGCGCGAGCAATAATTGATGAAAAGGTGACGTAATTGAAGGTCCCGTAGCCCTGAGTCCATAGACTTCACTGTCATTCGTTTAATTTGTCGATGACACGCAACAATGGTTAGCCAACACACCCCCATCACCATCAACTCATCAAGTGCAAATTGCACCTCCATTTTCAGATATTCACTTAGTGAGATAAGgtttttgttgtttacattttttatttttgcattgAGTTTTTTTCCAAAAGGATAAAACCGATTATGTGAACAGTTACAACCGTTCTTAAAGATAAACATGAACGGCTTTAACTACTCAATTACGCCATTATAAATATGACCGTCAGATCAGAAACCAAAACAACAATTCCATCGATTCCTTTTCATACTTCACAGAGAAATACCACAACCAATTCGCCAAAAATCCAAGTTCGAGTGCAAGAACTTGGGTTTTAGTTTATGACAAATGAGGCAAAAATGCTGTGCATCCAACTCCCACCAGGAAACTTCGATAGGGCTGCCCGGCCACATCATCTCTTGTACAGGGTTACCAGTCAAACCACCAAGGAGAAGAAACTCAGAAAGCACGAATGGTTTAAAAATTGCAGAACTTATGGAAAGAATCATTGTGAATTACACACATTTCTTTATAATCACAAATGACTTTGTTTGAAGGAAAATGCAGAGCTTGTAGTTTCTATTTACAAAGTACCGGTAACAGGGTGATTTATTCATCGTCATCAAATCAGAAAAGCATTACTAACACTTCTTCAGTTTCTTCCGTTTGCGGTTTTGAGGGTGAGCCGAAGGCGCCACCGCGAGAAAGCCTTAAGAAGCCTTCTTCTTTTTGTACCTCTTGGCACAGACAACGTACACCAACATATTCAAGAGGCTGAGTCCAGCCAAGAGCCAGAAGAAATAATCCAGATGACCTCCGTTTAAGTTGTCTGTTATCCACCCAGAATTTCCATCCTTTGTTGTTAAGTAAGTTACGAGTGTTAGAATCAAAGAGCTCAGATAGTTCCCCAATGAATTCGTCAGAAGCGACAATGCACTGCATAGACTCCGCATAGCATCTGGAGATTGGTCGTAGAAGAACTCAAGCTGCCCAATGAATGTGAATATCTCCGCAGCACCCAACAAGAAATACTGAGGTATTTGCCAAAGGATACTCATCGGTACAGCtacctctttgtcaaccaaatcAAGCTCCTTTGCAAGATTCAACCGGTTAATCTCTACCACAGCAGCAGCCGACATGCATAGCACTGAAAGAAAGAGACCAATACCCATCCGTTGCAGCTCTGAGAAGCCCCTTTCTTTACCAGTAAATCGCCTAGCAATTGGGACAATAAACCTGTCATACACGGGGACCCAGAAAATAACACTGATGACGTCAAATGTTGAGAGGGAGGCTGGGGGAATGGTGAAAGCACCAATAGATGTGTCCATCATCGTCCCTTGCTCCACAAACATAGTCGACATTTGAGCATAAACAGCAGAAAAGACAATTCCAGTAGCCCAGATTGGAAACATGCggattaaaattttcaactcCTCCACCTGTGTTACAGTACAAACCCTCCATGGATTGGAGAAGTCCCCAGTTTTGGTCTCAGTTTCTGATATCACAGCAGCTTTGTCAAGACATCTGCAGCAAAAACAAAGCTCAGATTTTTTGGAACAATTGATACTGTGGTCGAGTTCTTCGAAAAACATGTAAGTTATACATTCAGAACATTGCACAGTATCAATATTCAATAGTAGGGAATAAGAAAATAACTTCATTATTTTAACTAGGACACAAAACCAACCAACTACTTCAAAACAACTAACACAAATTCCATAAAAAGTCCAATTATTCTTCAACTTCAGAGAGAGCTTATACAGAACGCGCCTCCCACTTCATGACATACTAATCTCTTACAGTAGTTTGGACATCGATAAAAGGTGATCAAACTTTTACGTGTAATATAACATGAAGAATAGCAAAGGAACAGACTGTACTAACAtagcacaaaaacaaaaaaaaatccattttcTTTTGTGCAGCAATTCGAAGATTCGTCATTTAAGTTTTCTGCGAAAATGTGTGATTCtgtaaaattcaaataattattcCCAAGGAAATAACACAGTAAGAAGAAACTTACGTCAGTTCATCACTGTGCTCCAGCTTACGACTTCCTCTAATGGCAGAGACTTTATCTTGTGTTTCATAAAGGAGACTACTGTCTTTAGGGACGTCCAAATTCCACTTACGAAATGATGCAACCAAAACCTGGCACATTCTTGTAACAGGGCTTCCCCCTGGTTTCTGAAATCTATATAGGGGTGTGCCTGAAAAGAAACTAAAAATAGCAATGCCCATAAACAATGTAGGTATACCAAATCCTAAACCCCACCCAGCATTGTCTTGAACCCAGACTATTAGAGAACTCGATATTAGAGCACCGATGTTGATAGAAAAGTAAAACCAGTTGAAGAAGGATCCCTTCTTTACTCTTTCAATTTTATCTGTATCATCAAACTGGTCTGCCCCAAAGGATGAAACACATGGCTTGATGCCACCAGTTCCCAGAGCAATCAGATAGAGTCCAAAGAAGAACACTCCATACTGGGCCGGAGAAGCGGAAGGACATACCGAATCCACACATTCTGGAGGCTTCAACGCAGGAATTGATGCAGAGAGAGTCAAAGTACCCATCCCCTACACCAAATAATTAGTGAACAAATCAGCAAAACTTATATGCTCTAATCCcaaatacatatacatatacatatacgtGCGCATGTATAtgaatgaaattctataagCACCCAAAAGATgggaagaaaaaacaaaattgaatttGTATTTACAATGAAGTAAATGGTGGAGAAAACAGCAATCGTCCAATATCTCCCCCAATAAGCATCTGCTACAACAGCCCCGATCAGAGGTGTAAGATAGCAAGTGCCTGACCAAGTAGTAACATTCCTTGCCGCAGACACGTTTCCTTCGTGCAATTTGTGTGTGAGATAAGTAACCAGGTTAGTGGCAATCCCATAGTAGGCCAAACGTTCGCAACATTCGGTACCTGTAACATAACATAAGCACTACAATCACGTAAACATCTTTGATGCACAAGAGCTATGTATAGTGAAGAACAAAACATCACCTAAAATGAAGGGGCAAGCTCTCCAATTCCCAGTATTTCGTTTCAGAACAGGATTCCCCTTAATGTCAACCGAGCCGTCTCCAGTGTACAGCCCGTCACCTTCCTTCTGCAGATGCAACAGAAACACATCATGTGAATAGTGTCACGCTTTTCGAAACCTCGTTTAGGATTCCTTCCATAGGAAACACTTCTGTTCATAAGTGTGCTTTTATTAAAAACACACTGCCATCTTTATTAATTCAAGAGATTCTGTATGCGTTTCACAGGTAAAGTCGTAAGTGCTTCTGGTGGGTCACCTACTCTAAATGCTTCTTAAAAAGCACTTGGAGACGAACAAAAACAATCCCAAACCCACTAATGGCATCAGATGATCAGTATTCAAACGTGAACACAAATCGCAGGATACCCAATTAACTTCAAATCATACACCTAAGTAAAATAGCTTCCCCAAAACACCAATTGACTAAAAGTCAAACCCACCTTCCCAATCGAATCTtagtttaatattaaaaattcaaaatccctAACAGCAGCTAAGCAAATTTTTGAGATCCAAAAATCGAAATCAACACAAAAGATCACAACTTTCAgatgaaaaattgaagagagagagagagagagagaggaacctGAATAAGTCCATCTTCCAAAAGCGATCGCTCCTCCTCCTGAAGAgaacccatctctctctctctctctctctctccacgaCCTCTAATTCCGCCGCTCTGCTTCTTCTGCGAGTGAAATACAAATAGAAAATCTGTGTTCTGAAGGACAAAGAGGAACAGAGATATTATTATTTTCCGTCTTGGAAGTCGGAAGCGTGGATGGATAACACAAgtataagggcaaggtgtcgtgTTTAAGTTTCTTAACGGAAGACAACCTTGGGAGTTGGACTTGCGGACGTCAAATGGCCAGGTTGTTTTAACCGACAAGGGTAAAGATTAAAGATTTCTTTTCGTTTTCTTTCCTCGACTTGGCCGTAAAATGCTCTTATCTTCGTCTCTCAACTGCTTGTGTGGTAAGTATCTCTTCGTAAGTGCGCATTTGTCATCGTTCAagtttgaaatgaaaataattgtgtgaaaaataaaaatagatgtgTAGATAGTATtactttttaattataaataatagCAAAAGTCACACATGCATGGAATGAAATCCACTAAGGATTTTTGTGTCCGAAACTCTTGAACTGAGAAATCTGACCTGttcaaaagagagagagagagctttgtaccgttcaaatttttaaatttttgtgaaGTAAGCTAGTGAAATGGACTAATAGAGGCAGTAGAATTGATATTGAGAGGTCCGGATCCCTCAATTTGCGGACTCTGAATTCAAAGATCCGAAGTATATCTCAATCCCACGTGCACGTGTGTGATAGAAatatattgtttttatttttttattttttatgaccGTAGTGATCTATTTTTAACGAGTTGGAAGTTAAGGAGAGGGTCGTAGTGGAACAAaatgtgggatagagagggatTATCTTTGCGAGGAAGAGGAAAAAAACAGCAAACTTGTGTTGTGTGTGATTTAGGATGAACTTTTAAAATACCTAAAAgcgtttttgatgaaaatatttttagaaccaatccttaataaaaatgaaaataaatcatgaaaagcacttaaaatgcttccttaaaaaaaacacataattgaTGCTTCTTGCTGAAAGCACTTAAAGTATTTTTTTAGAATTCataaacattttctctaaaagtgctttcaatcatttttaaagcacatccaaacgagcatTTACTATACTGCTTAAAACTTttaatttgacttttttttaagttttggtgATACAGCTAGAATGGTTTTTTTTGGTCCATTTTTTAATTGACAAAAAGGCTTATATTAAATAGTAGAGAAGAAGatattgaaatttttataacacttttggtaaaaatgtttttagaatctttatcaaataaaatatttgttgggaccaatctttattaaaaatataagtgaacacttaaagtacttttggaacaAAAAACTTTTTCTCCAAAATCATTTTTATGTCATTTTAAAAGAGCTCTTACAAATGAAAGCTTTATCAAAAATCGCCTAGTGGTTTGTTTTACAACGAAAAACGTTTTTAAGTTTTCTATCAAATATACTCGTAAAGCACTTTCGTGAATGGACCGTTAGGAGGTATTCTATTACACATTGATGGCAAATTAATTCTCTTTCCTATACAATCTCAGTATCTTATGAGGTGATATCgtacttttatttattcaattgtatttaattttcttCCAACTAATAATTTTCTCAAATCATATATTTTGTTTGACATTATAAGACCTTTGTCTAATTTTCATAAAATATAAATCACGTGTTTGTACCAGACCTTCGTCAATAATAATATGGTATGAACTCGCAATACACATAAGCCAAATGTTAGACTTTtaacttaaaaactgaaaaagaaATTCTCACTAAATCGTATTACTGAGTAGCAATGCCCTCTAAAAATTTCCGCTATGGTCAAACCCATATTAGTATCATGTTTGGGGGAAGGAGGAGTTTGGGTCCATGCCTTCCTAAACACTGGGTTTGACATTCTGGGCCCAAATTGTATATATTGTATTTGGGTCACCAGAAGTAAATTTGAGCCCGTATAAAAACAACGACATGTATGGTTTCATCCCATGACACGTGTCAAATATCTATTGGTCAATTAGTATAACCGGTTTGCCGCGTCCCAATATGTGAAACTGTAGGAGGTGGTCCGAACGCCTGGATGACCGGGTCGCCGGTTTCTGTTCTCCACTTCAAACCGTGAGCTCGAAACCTCTTGCTTTCTATGGAGTGTATGATGAGCTCATGCCCTACGTACTTAAACACCCTTTATTATGCATtatagttcataaaataaagagaactttaacgaaaaactgtcggtactattcattttaatgaaaaaccatatttttacactaaaaagtcaatcctgatattattcactttaccctttattttgtccttatcattaaaactcaaagtttttaagtcattttcattaatttttcttaaaataaaagCTCAAGAAATTTATTTAGTGAAGAATTTCTCCAACGAAACCATATTCTTAATCCATTGAGTCCAACCAAAAGatcaatttcattttttgaaacttctttttttttttaagaaaagtaCGATCtttcatttattaaaaaaagagcattacaaatacatatatatataatggataACTCGATCCCCAAAAGGTCATTGCAAACTAGGTCTAAAAACATTACAATAAAGCATTACTAATTGCAAAACAATGAATAGACTTCAAGCATTCGTCCGAACTCATCGGGAACTGCAATATTACACAGgtcaataaaattattaaatctcGTGTTACACGTAGACCATGTGAGAACAAAATCTCAAGTCATATATTGAGACAGGGAGTACGAAACCCATGGGTTGATTGCATGACCTAATCACCTCCATAATCACAAAACACCAAGTGAAGTAGATCTAGCAAATCAAAAGGTTTCATGCTTCACACATAGATCCAAAAAAGGTAGCACacgaaaacaaaaattaaaatcaagcaACTCACCTATAGAGAACAATCAAGCTAGCAAACGCTCTTAAAGAGAAATCAAAACCAAACTTGAAGATAGTTCATACAAATTAttagacagaaaaaaaaaagtaaaatcatATCACCGCTTCACATGAGTCGTCTACGACGTAGACAAGAAAAGCAAATAGACAATTCAATGAAGTGGAAAAAAAATCACGGAAAGTTAATGGCAATATTAGGCCATTAGTTTAGGAAATTATATTATACTCAGATATCATATATCGTATAATTAGGGACAGACTATTGTAATCGAATTGCCCCCtccccaagaaaaaaaaaagccattccttgttttattttcaCTTGCTAACCACTCCAAAGGAGACGATTGTAATTAGTCAACTAATTACCTTGGTCATTTGCTTGATTCAGTTTATGTCACCATTCGTTCAAACTTCAACGTCAAATGCATGTTCAAGGTGGACAACTTTGAGTTTCACCATTTGTTCAAACTTCAACCTCAAATGCATATTTAAGGTGGACaactttgagttccattggtgAATGGTTTTCAATAAATTTGCTAGCTCCATTCAAACAATATTTTCACATTGATCATTAGTTAGATGTGCACGATAATATTGTTTCCTTATGTTAAGTCACATATTTGACTCCCTCTCATGATCCAACAACATTGTGGTCACTCATCATTCGATCTTAATCCAACGATAAGTAGTTTAAGAGAACAGGACTCTgactatatatatgtttatgctCCTACCTAATGTGCTAGTATGAACTGGTAAGCACATACCTGATACATGTACGCGTAATTTTCCATGGAATTAATTAGTTCGTTTGCAAGTCTAAAAGTTGttttgaaataaaaggaatATTTCAATGGAATTAGTTCGTTTGCAAGTCTAAAAGTTGttttgaaataaaaggaatATATGTATGTGTTAATGCAAAATGCCGATGGTTCTGTTTGCGTTCATACGTACCAACTATACTCCTCGATATTGACCCGTATTAATTGGAAATTAAACTTTAACTTCAAATCTAATAATTCAAATTAATATATTAGAGATGGAAATTGTTATGGAGACCATATTTTCAGATCATATTTTATGAACTACATGATGTGCCGGTTGATAATTGGACtgtttttataataatttacagAAAGAATCCAATCATCAACCTTCACATTATGTGACTTACAAAATATGATCAAACTTTCTGGCATCACTTATtacagagatttttcaatgtgcctgGAATACGGGGAGGTACTCAATATATTATTATACAAGTAGAAAGAAATTTTTATTCCAAATGTTCTTCTACTTATATAATACCATATTCcaaacacattgaaaaatctctctaccaattagagatttgatttggtCAGTTCCCATGGCTTTCTCTTGGAGGGCCATTCTTGTTTCCCTTTAGCTTTTGCTTTGAACAATTAAAGTTCAACGGTTTACGATGACTTCTAGTCTCGTCGCGACCATTGCACGCAGTACGCACACAGGAACTGAATTATGCTGCATCCAGAATTTTTGCCTAAAATCGTCGTCGTGGTCAATAAAGTTTTGTATTTTCAATTGTTCTCCTTCCACGTAACGATTCGCCACAAAAAATTACGTGATTAAAGTTTAAAGGTAATATTAAagaattaaatttgtaaataaaatttacaaattaaatgatatgtcTCTAATAGAAATGAGCACGTTTGTCAACGTTAAatcataatctaatcatcaatttctatatcatttagtttacaaaatcatatctacaaatttagtctttctCTTATTAATTTATTACCAAAGGTTTAAATattgtttttcttcaaaaagTTTGAATGTTCCCAAATGTGTAATGCTTTATTGAAGTGGAATGAAATCATCgttattgataaaaaaaagagtaacttattataatattatttctGTTTGAGATACAATCAAATACAATaggaaattattattttttctttttgtttataattAATCAATCAACTTTTTTCTTTCAGCTATTTCTAGAAATTTTAAAGGCAGGCAGGACAATAAACAAGCCCCGACTTTCCTTGAATGGTGCTGATCATGAGAATCTGGTAAGATTTATCACAGACAGAAGAAACGAGTAAgatatccctataaataccatatATGGTCTTCAACCCTCCTCTCCAAGCAACCCCAATCTCACGTCTGCAATTCGTATATATACCCCTTTCCCATCAATCAATTTTTCTTACAATTAGCTAGCCAGTTTAATTGTGTGATATCTGCTCTGCCCTAATTACTtgtccttcctctctctctgctGGTTTGATCCACCATGGGGCTCTCGAAAACATTCTCAGAGTCCGATGTGTCGCTCCACTCCACCACTAGCTATATCCTAACGTCACCGGCTAAGTATGTATCTCGTTGTTTTGCGTGAATTAATCATGCATGATGCTGCTCCATGGCATCTAAGTTTGAATCACCTTTTCCGTAGTATTGTCAGCAATTATGCATGGTTTGCGGTagctatatatgtatataatatattGATATTAATTATGGTTTTGGTGGTGCAGGTACAAGATGCCTGAGAATTCAATGCCAGAGGACATGGCGTTCCAAATGATAGACGATGAGCTGAGGTTGGATGCGGACCCAAGGCTGAACTTGGCTTCGTTTGTGACAACATCGATGGAGGAGAAGGCTAAAAGGCTTATCATGGAGTCCCTCGACAAGAACTATGTTGACATGGATGAGTACCCTGCTACCACTGATCTTCAGGTCTCGTGTCTAGACCaccaaaaaataacaaataaaaaaataaaaaagaacaaagatctattacaaaattttaaaatatatatccTTTTTTATTATGTCCAAGGAGGAAGGAAAGATAAAAATTTTGACTCAGAATCAAACGCTTAAATTTGTCGAAAAGGAAAGCGTCAAG
The nucleotide sequence above comes from Malus sylvestris chromosome 16, drMalSylv7.2, whole genome shotgun sequence. Encoded proteins:
- the LOC126606353 gene encoding protein NRT1/ PTR FAMILY 8.3-like: MASETEETALLEDVLQNEGGGLYTGDGSVDSKGNPALKNNTGQWKACSFILGTFFCERLAFYGISTNLVNYFIDKLHEETVVASTSITNWKGTCYITPLIGATLADTYWGRYWTIAGFTTVYLIGMCTLTLSASVPALKPAECVGSVCPAATTAQYAVLIAGLYLIALGTGGIKPCIWPFGADQFDDTDPKERVKKGSYFNWFYFSQNIGAVIASSLLVWIQENVGWGIGFGIPTALMGVCIASLLIGTPLYRFQKPGGSPLTRIFQVLVAAFRKRNVKVLGDSVLYETQDKSSAIEGSRKLDHSNELRCLDKAALITNTEIAYGNFSDPWRLCTVTQVEELKILVRMFPIWATGIVFSAVFAQMSTLFVVQGKLMDRTVGSVTIPAASLSFFDFVSVIIWVPIYDRIITPIAKRYTHKERGFSQLQRMGIGLFVSILCMAAAALLEIKRLQLARELGLIHQKVAVPLSILWQIPQYFLLGAAEVFTFIGQHEFYYEQAPDAMRSLCSALSLLTNSLGNYLSSLILTIVTSITTEGGKAGWIPDNLNEGHLDYFYWLLAGLSFLNLVVYMVFSRKYIEKKASAAA
- the LOC126606352 gene encoding protein NRT1/ PTR FAMILY 8.3-like: MGSLQEEERSLLEDGLIQKEGDGLYTGDGSVDIKGNPVLKRNTGNWRACPFILGTECCERLAYYGIATNLVTYLTHKLHEGNVSAARNVTTWSGTCYLTPLIGAVVADAYWGRYWTIAVFSTIYFIGMGTLTLSASIPALKPPECVDSVCPSASPAQYGVFFFGLYLIALGTGGIKPCVSSFGADQFDDTDKIERVKKGSFFNWFYFSINIGALISSSLIVWVQDNAGWGLGFGIPTLFMGIAIFSFFSGTPLYRFQKPGGSPVTRMCQVLVASFRKWNLDVPKDSSLLYETQDKVSAIRGSRKLEHSDELTCLDKAAVISETETKTGDFSNPWRVCTVTQVEELKILIRMFPIWATGIVFSAVYAQMSTMFVEQGTMMDTSIGAFTIPPASLSTFDVISVIFWVPVYDRFIVPIARRFTGKERGFSELQRMGIGLFLSVLCMSAAAVVEINRLNLAKELDLVDKEVAVPMSILWQIPQYFLLGAAEIFTFIGQLEFFYDQSPDAMRSLCSALSLLTNSLGNYLSSLILTLVTYLTTKDGNSGWITDNLNGGHLDYFFWLLAGLSLLNMLVYVVCAKRYKKKKAS